From the Rhodothalassiaceae bacterium genome, one window contains:
- the mtnP gene encoding S-methyl-5'-thioadenosine phosphorylase produces the protein MKPGIIGGSGIVELAGLEDARPLAVTSPYGAPSAPPVAGRIAGIEVVFLARHGTGHRIPPHRINYRANIDCLKRAGVTDILSLSACGSLREDLPPGTFVLVDQFIDRTRRPGSFFDEGLVAHVAFAEPTCARLRRILAELLAGCGIPFASRGTYIAIEGPAFSTRAESRLYRSWGADVIGMTNLPEARLAREAEICYQTVAMVTDFDAFRDGEAAVDVAAVLEVLKTNARKAATLVAAFARRVKGDERPVPCPAGCDRALDLAIVTPREAWDEEVLRRNEAILARLLRAAQADG, from the coding sequence ATGAAACCGGGCATCATCGGCGGTTCCGGCATCGTGGAGCTTGCGGGGCTCGAGGACGCACGGCCGCTTGCCGTCACCTCGCCCTACGGCGCACCCAGCGCGCCGCCGGTCGCGGGGCGGATCGCGGGGATCGAGGTCGTCTTCCTCGCCCGCCATGGCACCGGCCACCGCATCCCGCCGCACCGCATCAACTACCGCGCCAACATCGACTGTCTGAAGCGCGCCGGGGTGACCGACATTCTGTCCCTGTCGGCCTGCGGCAGTCTGCGGGAGGACCTGCCGCCCGGCACCTTCGTGCTGGTCGACCAGTTCATCGACCGCACGCGCCGGCCCGGCAGCTTCTTCGATGAAGGGCTGGTGGCCCATGTCGCCTTCGCCGAGCCCACATGCGCGCGGCTGAGGAGGATCCTCGCCGAGCTGCTGGCCGGCTGCGGCATACCCTTCGCATCCCGCGGCACCTACATCGCCATCGAGGGACCGGCCTTTTCAACGCGCGCGGAAAGCCGGCTCTATCGCTCCTGGGGCGCGGACGTCATCGGCATGACCAACCTGCCCGAGGCCAGGCTCGCCCGCGAGGCGGAGATCTGCTATCAGACGGTCGCCATGGTGACGGACTTCGACGCCTTCCGGGACGGCGAGGCGGCCGTGGATGTCGCGGCGGTCCTGGAGGTGCTCAAGACCAATGCCCGCAAAGCGGCCACCCTCGTCGCCGCCTTTGCGCGCCGGGTGAAGGGGGATGAACGGCCCGTGCCGTGCCCGGCCGGCTGCGACCGGGCGCTCGATCTTGCGATCGTCACGCCGCGGGAGGCCTGGGACGAAGAGGTGCTGCGCCGCAACGAAGCCATACTCGCGCGGCTGCTCCGGGCCGCGCAGGCGGACGGGTGA
- the apt gene encoding adenine phosphoribosyltransferase yields the protein MRDGRETGSRADETLPRFVSIEDWVKARIRTIPDFPKPGILFRDITTLLADTQGFRKAVDELVQPYVGVAIDKVAGIEARGFILGGAVAHQLGCGFVPIRKPGKLPARVLRREYQLEYGTDVLEMHEDAVRAGDHLLLVDDLVATGGTAMAAIDLIESAGGKVLAACFVIDLPDLGGSEKLRRRGIEVLSLARFPGA from the coding sequence ATGCGGGACGGCCGCGAAACGGGAAGCCGGGCGGACGAGACCCTGCCGCGCTTCGTCTCCATCGAGGACTGGGTGAAGGCCCGGATCCGGACGATCCCGGATTTTCCGAAGCCCGGCATCCTGTTTCGCGACATCACCACTCTGCTCGCCGACACCCAGGGCTTCCGCAAGGCCGTCGACGAGCTGGTGCAACCCTATGTCGGGGTCGCCATCGACAAGGTCGCGGGCATCGAGGCGCGCGGCTTCATTCTGGGTGGTGCGGTCGCACATCAGCTCGGCTGCGGCTTCGTGCCGATCAGAAAACCCGGCAAGCTGCCGGCGCGGGTGCTGCGGCGCGAATACCAGCTCGAATACGGCACGGACGTCCTGGAGATGCACGAGGACGCCGTGCGCGCGGGCGATCATCTGCTGCTCGTCGACGACCTCGTCGCCACCGGCGGTACGGCGATGGCCGCGATCGACCTGATCGAATCCGCCGGCGGCAAGGTTCTCGCCGCCTGCTTCGTCATCGACCTCCCGGATCTGGGTGGCTCGGAGAAGCTGCGGCGGCGGGGAATCGAGGTGCTCTCGCTCGCCCGTTTTCCCGGGGCGTGA
- a CDS encoding acyl-CoA dehydrogenase, with protein MPQPATAGEIISARDMRFLIEEVLDLPALLGVPPFAHVAREDVAAILETAERLARERFAPLAAVMDRDEPRLDADGRVRLPAGVKEALDAYFAAGFGAPAAPEEEGGLGLPLTVAQAVAAHFVGANPSLAAYPFLTQAAANLIASFGNADQRRRYLAPMRAGRFFGTMCLSEPDAGSSLADIRTRAEAVAERPGIYHLTGTKMWISGADHELAENIIHLVLAKIPGGPPGVKGISLFIVPKFLVDEEGRPGPRNDVRLAGLNHKMGYRGTTNGLLALGDAGACVGELVGEPHRGLTYMFQMMNEARIGVGLGAAALASAGYRFSLAYARERRQGRPVDNRDPAIPPVPIIAHADVRRMLLAQKATAEGALHLCLKAAHLVDRGRRKGDAGTMRRVRLLLELLTPIVKAWPSHYGVRANDLAIQVLGGYGYTREFPVERIFRDNRLNPIHEGTNGIQSLDLLARKVPMENGIAFRALMEEMAETVRAAAAVDELREQAGALEAAAELLSRTTIWAVRAMGEGRIREATAGSWHYLQMMGHIVVAWCWLEQALAALAGLRRLDAEGSPANHPDRAFYAGKIAAMRFFFDAELPKVGPWSAAVMTKEPAHLTIPDDGF; from the coding sequence ATGCCGCAACCCGCCACCGCCGGGGAAATCATCTCCGCCCGGGACATGCGCTTTCTCATCGAGGAGGTGCTGGACCTGCCCGCGCTGCTCGGCGTGCCGCCCTTCGCCCATGTGGCCCGCGAAGACGTCGCCGCCATCCTCGAGACCGCCGAACGCCTCGCCCGCGAGCGCTTTGCGCCGCTTGCCGCGGTGATGGACCGCGACGAGCCGCGGCTCGACGCGGATGGCCGCGTGCGGCTGCCCGCGGGCGTCAAGGAGGCGCTCGATGCCTATTTCGCGGCCGGCTTCGGGGCGCCGGCGGCCCCGGAGGAAGAGGGCGGGCTCGGCCTGCCGCTCACCGTCGCCCAGGCCGTCGCCGCGCATTTCGTCGGCGCCAATCCGTCGCTTGCGGCCTATCCCTTCCTCACCCAGGCGGCGGCGAACCTGATCGCAAGCTTCGGCAACGCCGACCAGCGCCGCCGCTATCTTGCGCCCATGCGCGCCGGCCGCTTCTTCGGCACCATGTGCCTGAGCGAGCCGGATGCCGGTTCCTCGCTTGCCGACATCCGCACCCGCGCCGAAGCCGTGGCGGAACGTCCCGGCATCTACCATCTGACCGGCACGAAGATGTGGATCTCGGGTGCCGATCACGAGCTTGCCGAGAACATCATCCATCTCGTGCTGGCGAAGATCCCGGGGGGCCCGCCGGGGGTGAAGGGCATCTCGCTGTTCATCGTTCCGAAATTCCTGGTGGACGAGGAAGGCCGGCCCGGCCCGCGCAACGACGTGCGGCTCGCCGGGCTCAACCACAAGATGGGCTACCGCGGCACCACCAACGGTCTGCTCGCGCTCGGTGATGCGGGCGCCTGCGTCGGCGAGCTGGTGGGCGAGCCGCACCGGGGGCTCACCTACATGTTCCAGATGATGAACGAGGCGCGCATAGGCGTGGGCCTGGGTGCCGCGGCGCTGGCGAGCGCCGGCTACCGCTTCTCCCTCGCCTATGCGCGCGAGCGCCGCCAGGGCCGGCCCGTCGACAACCGCGACCCCGCGATCCCGCCGGTTCCCATCATCGCGCATGCGGATGTCCGGCGCATGCTCCTCGCCCAGAAGGCCACCGCGGAAGGAGCCCTGCATCTGTGTCTGAAGGCCGCCCATCTCGTGGACCGCGGCCGACGGAAGGGCGATGCCGGAACCATGCGGCGCGTGCGGCTGCTGCTGGAGCTGCTGACCCCGATCGTGAAGGCCTGGCCGTCGCATTATGGCGTGCGGGCGAACGATCTCGCGATCCAGGTGCTCGGCGGCTACGGCTACACGCGGGAATTTCCGGTCGAGAGGATCTTCCGCGACAACCGCTTGAACCCCATCCACGAAGGCACGAACGGCATCCAGAGCCTCGATCTGCTCGCCCGGAAGGTGCCGATGGAAAACGGGATCGCCTTCCGCGCGCTCATGGAGGAGATGGCGGAGACCGTGCGCGCGGCCGCCGCCGTGGATGAGCTGCGCGAGCAGGCCGGCGCGCTGGAGGCGGCCGCGGAGCTCCTCTCGCGCACGACGATCTGGGCGGTCCGGGCCATGGGTGAGGGACGGATTCGCGAAGCCACCGCCGGCAGCTGGCACTATCTGCAGATGATGGGGCACATCGTGGTCGCCTGGTGCTGGCTGGAACAGGCGCTCGCCGCCCTCGCCGGGCTTCGGCGGCTCGACGCAGAAGGCTCGCCCGCGAATCATCCGGACCGCGCATTCTACGCAGGCAAGATCGCGGCGATGCGGTTCTTCTTCGACGCGGAGCTGCCGAAGGTCGGCCCCTGGTCGGCGGCCGTCATGACCAAGGAACCGGCACATCTGACGATCCCGGACGACGGTTTCTGA